In Dama dama isolate Ldn47 chromosome X, ASM3311817v1, whole genome shotgun sequence, one genomic interval encodes:
- the LOC133052249 gene encoding serine/threonine-protein phosphatase 2A 65 kDa regulatory subunit A alpha isoform-like gives MAAADGDDSLNPISILIDELQNEDIQLRVNSIKKLPIIALALGVEKTRSELLPFIIDIMYDEDEVLLALAEELGTFTPLVGGPEYAHCLLPLLELLAMVDEAIVRDKAVESLRAISHEHSPSHLEDHFVPLVKRMVDGELVTSRISACSLFSVCYPGVSIAVKAELLQCFRDLCSDDDLLVRCAAASNLGDFAKVLEMDNIKSEIIPIFSNLASDEQDSVRLLTVEVCVNIAQLLPQEALEALVMITLCQAAEDTSWRVRYMVANKFTELQTAVGPEVTKTDLVPAFQNLIKDCEPEVRAAASLKLKKFCENLSADYREKVILTEILPCSKELVSDTNQHVRSALASVIMGLSPILGKDNTIKHLMPFFLALLKDECPDVRLNIISNLDCMKEVIGIQQLSQFLLPTIMELAEDAKWRVRLAIVEYMPLLAGQFGLEFFDARLHSLCMSWLVDHVYAIREAATNNLKKLVEQFGKEWALATIIPRVLTLSEEPNYLHRMTMLFCINVLSKVCGQDITTKHMLPTVLYMAEDPIANVRFNVAKSLQKIGSILDNSTLQTEVKPILEKLTQDQDMDVKYFAQEALTVLSLA, from the coding sequence ATGGCGGCGGCCGACGGCGATGACTCGCTCAACCCCATCTCGATCCTCATAGACGAGCTCCAGAACGAGGATATTCAGCTTCGCGTCAACAGCATCAAGAAGCTGCCCATCATCGCCTTGGCCCTTGGAGTCGAAAAGACCCGCAGTGAGCTTCTGCCCTTCATTATAGATATCATGTACGATGAGGACGAGGTCCTCTTGGCCCTGGCGGAGGAGCTGGGCACCTTCACCCCTCTGGTCGGAGGTCCCGAGTATGCTCACTGCCTGCTACCACTCCTAGAGTTGCTGGCCATGGTGGATGAGGCCATAGTGCGGGACAAGGCAGTGGAGTCCCTGCGGGCCATCTCGCATGAGCACTCACCTTCCCATCTCGAGGACCACTTTGTGCCACTCGTGAAGCGGATGGTGGACGGTGAGTTGGTCACCTCCCGCATCTCAGCCTGCAGCCTTTTCTCCGTCTGCTACCCTGGCGTGTCCATTGCTGTCAAGGCGGAACTTCTACAGTGCTTTCGGGACTTGTGCTCAGATGACGACCTCTTGGTGCGGTGTGCAGCAGCCTCCAACCTGGGGGATTTCGCCAAGGTGCTTGAGATGGACAACATCAAGAGCGAGATCATCCCCATATTCTCCAACCTGGCCTCTGATGAGCAGGATTCGGTGCGGCTGCTAACGGTGGAAGTGTGTGTGAACATCGCCCAGCTCCTGCCCCAGGAGGCCCTGGAGGCCCTGGTGATGATCACTCTGTGCCAGGCTGCTGAGGACACATCCTGGCGCGTCCGTTACATGGTGGCCAACAAGTTCACAGAGCTCCAGACAGCAGTGGGGCCTGAGGTCACCAAGACGGACCTGGTCCCTGCCTTCCAGAACCTGATCAAAGACTGTGAGCCTGAGGTGAGGGCCGCTGCCTCCCTCAAGCTCAAAAAATTCTGTGAAAATCTCTCCGCTGACTATCGGGAGAAAGTGATCCTGACCGAGATCTTGCCCTGCAGCAAGGAGCTGGTCTCGGACACCAACCAGCATGTCAGGTCAGCCCTGGCCTCCGTCATCATGGGCCTCTCCCCGATCCTGGGCAAAGATAACACCATCAAGCACCTCATGCCCTTCTTCCTGGCTCTGCTGAAGGATGAGTGCCCAGATGTGCGGCTGAACATCATCTCCAACCTCGATTGCATGAAAGAGGTGATCGGCATCCAGCAGCTGTCCCAATTCCTGCTCCCCACCATCATGGAGCTTGCGGAGGATGCCAAGTGGCGGGTGCGTCTGGCCATCGTTGAGTACATGCCTCTGCTGGCTGGACAGTTTGGGCTGGAGTTCTTTGATGCTCGGCTCCACTCCTTGTGCATGTCCTGGCTTGTGGATCATGTCTATGCCATCCGCGAGGCGGCCACCAACAACCTGAAGAAGCTGGTGGAGCAGTTTGGGAAGGAGTGGGCCCTTGCCACTATCATCCCCAGGGTCCTGACCCTGTCTGAGGAACCCAACTACCTGCACCGCATGACTATGCTCTTCTGCATCAATGTGCTGTCTAAGGTCTGTGGGCAGGACATCACCACCAAGCACATGCTGCCCACAGTGCTGTATATGGCGGAGGACCCCATCGCCAATGTCCGCTTCAACGTGGCCAAGTCCCTACAGAAGATCGGGTCCATCCTGGACAACAGCACGCTGCAGACCGAGGTCAAGCCCATCCTGGAGAAGCTGACCCAGGACCAGGACATGGATGTCAAGTACTTCGCCCAGGAGGCTCTGACTGTCCTGTCTCTCGCCTGA